Proteins encoded within one genomic window of Epinephelus lanceolatus isolate andai-2023 chromosome 9, ASM4190304v1, whole genome shotgun sequence:
- the ranbp1 gene encoding ran-specific GTPase-activating protein has protein sequence MADPKDQEEHEPTAETAEDSNHDPHFEPIVSLPEQDVKTLEEDEEELFKMRAKLYRFASENDPPEWKERGTGDVKLLKHKEKGSIRLLMRRDRTLKICANHHIMPSMELKPNAGSDRAWVWNTLADYADECPKPELLAIRFLNAENAQKFKGKFDECKEEMRKTLEGSGNTDKVAEKLGELSVKDKASEEKKESVKKEAEKKEDEKKEVKAEEKN, from the exons GACCAGGAAGAGCACGAACCCACTGCAGAGACGGCAGAGGACTCTAATCATGATCCCCACTTTGAGCCCATCGTGTCCCTTCCTGAGCAGGATGTGAAAACATTagaagaggacgaggaggaaCTCTTTAAAAT GCGGGCTAAACTATATCGTTTTGCCTCTGAGAACGACCCGCCAGAGTGGAAGGAGAGAGGAACTGGAGACGTcaagctgctgaaacacaaagagaaggGCTCAATCCGCCTCTTGATGAGGAGAGATCGCACCTTGAAGATTTGTGCCAATCATCACA TTATGCCTAGCATGGAGCTGAAGCCCAACGCTGGCAGTGACAGGGCATGGGTGTGGAACACATTAGCAGATTATGCTGATGAATGCCCCAAACCTGAACTCCTGGCAATACgctttttaaatgcagaaa ATGCCCAGAAGTTCAAGGGGAAGTTTGACGAGTGCAAGGAGGAGATGAGAAAAACTCTAGAGGGATCAG GCAACACTGACAAAGTTGCAGAGAAGCTGGGGGAGCTCTCCGTAAAAGACAAGGCAtcagaagaaaagaaggaaTCGGTCAAAAAGGAGGCCGAGAAGAAAGAAGATGAGAAAAAGGAGGTGAAGGCTGAGGAGAAGAATTGA